The proteins below are encoded in one region of Pantoea eucalypti:
- a CDS encoding DUF6602 domain-containing protein produces the protein MSANIINKILNHKAKRFKSIFSDDSVDLYFNSERKTFHAAEFGRYRENLTADFLKAFIPGYTAVSTGFIVSQKNSVSTQCDIILYDKELTPLIQDDNLNQFFPADCIKGIGEVKSNLKQSQLKEALVKLAKVKMVSFEVSLRSAGHNGDIYDREQNWNHAYTFLICNKIEGDTSDLAKDIDDYYNQNSIPHKFRHNFVLSLDGNALFYRDSEDYSVASPVVRSNGADVICTPVNIDRDFDRAIKHFAQLTYTNLSLQKRVIMNIMEYLS, from the coding sequence ATGAGCGCAAATATAATAAATAAAATCCTTAATCACAAGGCAAAAAGATTCAAGAGTATCTTTTCAGATGACTCAGTAGACCTGTATTTTAACAGCGAAAGAAAAACGTTTCATGCAGCTGAATTTGGAAGATATAGAGAAAATCTGACTGCTGATTTTCTGAAAGCATTCATTCCGGGTTATACGGCTGTTTCAACAGGTTTTATCGTATCTCAAAAAAATAGCGTAAGTACGCAATGTGATATCATACTTTATGATAAAGAGCTTACCCCCTTAATTCAGGATGATAACCTTAACCAGTTCTTTCCAGCTGATTGCATCAAAGGCATAGGAGAGGTTAAATCTAACTTGAAGCAGTCGCAGTTGAAAGAGGCTTTAGTAAAACTAGCAAAAGTCAAAATGGTTAGTTTTGAAGTTAGTCTACGCTCTGCTGGTCACAATGGCGACATATATGACAGGGAGCAAAACTGGAACCACGCTTATACTTTCTTGATTTGCAATAAAATTGAGGGCGATACATCAGACCTCGCCAAAGATATCGATGATTATTATAACCAAAATTCTATACCCCATAAGTTTAGACATAACTTTGTATTATCTTTAGACGGCAATGCACTTTTTTATAGAGATAGCGAAGATTATTCTGTCGCCTCTCCTGTAGTTCGTTCAAATGGAGCTGACGTTATTTGCACTCCAGTAAATATCGATAGAGATTTTGATCGCGCAATTAAACACTTTGCTCAGCTGACATATACAAATCTTTCTCTCCAAAAACGTGTAATAATGAATATTATGGAATATTTAAGTTAA